In the Pseudothauera hydrothermalis genome, one interval contains:
- a CDS encoding methyl-accepting chemotaxis protein, whose protein sequence is MLDSLKLKTKIVLLVLAAFIGLALTITLSELGVKKDLMDARKLQVQSIVQACLQIAAGYQARAAAGEMSEAEAQERAKQAMQFLRYGGPEGKSEYVYIWRSDGVSVMHPIRPEWAGRNMTEELKDGKGRYTIKDVLQVARAQGAGFVDTSFPRPGGTVAVDKLQYVATFSPWNWVIGTGVYVDDVTEAFTSRLMVDLVIGSAIMLVIIGLGVAIARSVLRKIGGEPGDALVIMERAAGGDLTVDVPAAAPHSLLGGLSRMLRSIRAMVEQIASGAQTLKATAEHISEASSQVASASHRQADSTSSMAAAIEQMTVSINHISDSARDTEENSSSAAAMAEAGEQKVATATEEMHRIAATVSSAAEMIRSLETRTNEISSIANVIKEIAAQTNLLALNAAIEAARAGEQGRGFAVVADEVRKLAERTSAATEEIGGMIGAIQSDTASAVSAMDKALPQVARGVDLAQEAAQSLRDIRDGAGVTLARIRDVALATREQSAASNAIAQQVESIAQMVEQTSASMQQTAESAHSLERIARELGELVARFRH, encoded by the coding sequence ATGCTCGATTCACTAAAACTCAAAACCAAGATCGTCCTCTTGGTGCTGGCTGCTTTCATTGGCCTTGCGCTCACCATTACGTTGAGCGAGCTGGGCGTCAAAAAAGACCTGATGGATGCCCGCAAGTTGCAGGTGCAGTCGATCGTCCAAGCCTGTTTGCAGATTGCCGCGGGCTACCAGGCGCGCGCCGCCGCCGGGGAGATGAGCGAAGCCGAGGCGCAGGAACGGGCCAAGCAGGCCATGCAGTTCTTGCGCTACGGCGGGCCGGAAGGGAAATCGGAATATGTCTATATCTGGCGCAGCGACGGGGTGTCGGTGATGCACCCGATCCGCCCGGAATGGGCCGGCCGCAACATGACCGAGGAGCTCAAAGACGGCAAGGGGCGCTACACCATCAAGGACGTTTTGCAGGTCGCCCGTGCGCAAGGCGCGGGGTTCGTGGACACATCGTTTCCGCGGCCGGGCGGCACGGTGGCGGTGGACAAGTTGCAGTATGTGGCCACTTTCAGCCCGTGGAACTGGGTGATCGGCACCGGGGTGTATGTCGATGATGTCACCGAGGCTTTTACCTCGCGCCTGATGGTGGATTTGGTCATCGGCAGTGCGATCATGCTGGTCATCATCGGCCTGGGCGTGGCGATTGCGCGCTCGGTGCTGCGCAAGATCGGCGGTGAGCCGGGCGATGCCTTGGTGATCATGGAGCGTGCCGCCGGCGGCGATTTGACCGTGGATGTGCCCGCTGCCGCGCCGCACAGCCTGCTCGGCGGGTTGTCGCGCATGCTGCGCTCGATTCGCGCCATGGTCGAGCAGATCGCCAGCGGGGCGCAGACGCTCAAGGCCACCGCGGAGCACATCTCCGAGGCGTCCAGCCAAGTGGCTTCGGCCTCGCACCGTCAGGCCGACTCCACCTCCTCGATGGCGGCTGCCATCGAGCAGATGACCGTGTCGATCAACCATATCTCGGACTCGGCGCGCGACACTGAGGAAAACTCCTCCTCGGCGGCTGCCATGGCCGAGGCCGGCGAGCAGAAAGTGGCCACCGCCACCGAAGAAATGCACCGCATTGCCGCCACGGTGTCTTCGGCGGCGGAAATGATTCGTTCGCTGGAAACCCGCACCAACGAGATCTCCTCGATTGCCAACGTGATCAAGGAAATCGCCGCGCAGACCAATCTATTGGCCTTGAACGCCGCCATCGAGGCCGCGCGCGCCGGCGAGCAGGGCCGCGGCTTCGCGGTGGTGGCCGATGAGGTGCGCAAGCTGGCCGAGCGCACCTCGGCCGCCACCGAGGAGATCGGCGGCATGATCGGCGCCATTCAGAGCGACACCGCCAGCGCGGTGAGCGCCATGGACAAAGCGCTGCCGCAAGTGGCGCGCGGCGTCGATCTGGCCCAGGAGGCGGCCCAGTCGCTGCGCGACATCCGCGATGGCGCCGGCGTTACCTTGGCGCGCATCCGCGATGTGGCGCTGGCTACCCGCGAGCAGAGTGCGGCGAGTAACGCCATCGCCCAGCAGGTCGAAAGCATTGCGCAGATGGTCGAGCAAACCAGCGCCTCGATGCAGCAGACCGCCGAGTCGGCGCACAGCCTGGAGCGCATTGCCCGCGAGCTCGGCGAACTGGTGGCGCGCTTTAGGCACTGA